A DNA window from Hordeum vulgare subsp. vulgare chromosome 1H, MorexV3_pseudomolecules_assembly, whole genome shotgun sequence contains the following coding sequences:
- the LOC123411530 gene encoding expansin-B2-like, producing MAGVSTNAIALVALLSVLFTSVRSAVNYDTAMARSYNSGWLPAKATWYGAPNGPGPDDNGGACGFKNVNQYPISSMGACGNEPIYADGEGCGMCYEIKCEYNNNPSCSGQPRRIVIIDMNYYPVARYHLDLSGTAFGSMARYGLNEQLRHAGIIDMQFRRVRCNFPGMKITFHVQRGSNPNYLAVLVEYLNVDGTVVRMELMQNMNGRPTGYWQDMRRSWGSVWRMDTNRPLQGPFSIRITTDTGKMLVANNAIPAYWQQAKAYWSNIQFY from the exons ATGGCTGGCGTCTCCACCAATGCCATTGCCCTTGTGGCACTCCTCTCCGTGCTCTTCACGTCCGTCCGTTCTGCGGTCAACTACGACACCGCCATGGCTAGATCCTACAACTCCGGCTGGCTCCCCGCCAAGGCCACCTGGTACGGAGCGCCCAATGGCCCCGGTCCCGACGACAACG GTGGTGCTTGCGGCTTCAAGAACGTGAACCAGTACCCAATCTCCTCCATGGGGGCATGCGGTAACGAGCCTATATACGCCGACGGCGAGGGCTGTGGCATGTGCTACGAG ATTAAATGCGAGTACAACAACAACCCTTCCTGCTCCGGCCAGCCGAGGAGGATCGTCATCATCGACATGAACTACTACCCCGTGGCCAGGTACCACCTCGACCTCAGTGGCACCGCGTTCGGCTCCATGGCCAGGTACGGCCTCAACGAGCAGCTCCGCCATGCCGGCATCATCGACATGCAGTTCAGGAGGGTGCGCTGCAACTTCCCGGGTATGAAAATAACCTTCCACGTCCAGCGTGGCTCCAACCCTAACTACCTCGCGGTGCTCGTGGAGTACCTGAACGTGGACGGAACAGTGGTGCGGATGGAACTCATGCAGAACATGAACGGCCGCCCGACGGGCTACTGGCAGGACATGCGCCGCTCGTGGGGCTCCGTCTGGCGCATGGACACCAACCGCCCGCTGCAGGGGCCATTCTCCATACGCATCACCACCGACACCGGAAAGATGCTGGTGGCCAACAATGCCATCCCGGCATATTGGCAGCAGGCCAAAGCCTACTGGTCTAACATCCAGTTCTATTGA